From Micromonospora sp. NBC_01699, a single genomic window includes:
- a CDS encoding DUF4386 family protein, translating to MDDNRLKLHRLGGTCAILVGVSYLVVTTFFVLDPTQLIHDDKHELWTRLAENGTPRILYYWGYALGAIFAFGAIPAIADLVRDRHEGWVRWTTGLAYLSFGVTAVETFRLVTATPLWASEYAAGDPSVRTAIVTTDLLLRLDPATWLRFGALGPFFLVVSILALRHRLLSRPLNYVGIALGVLTSTAALGVAFGIGPMVLVSAVLGGAVAAPVWFVWIGVALRRGVPAAAASVTSGGAATPVPAGGGTAAEARHG from the coding sequence ATGGACGACAACCGGCTCAAGCTCCACCGACTGGGCGGCACCTGCGCCATCCTGGTCGGTGTCTCGTACCTCGTGGTCACCACGTTCTTCGTGCTCGACCCGACACAGCTCATCCACGACGACAAACACGAGCTGTGGACCCGGCTGGCCGAGAACGGCACGCCGCGGATCCTCTACTACTGGGGGTACGCCCTCGGCGCGATCTTCGCGTTCGGGGCGATCCCCGCCATCGCCGACCTGGTCCGCGACCGGCACGAGGGGTGGGTGCGTTGGACCACCGGCCTGGCGTACCTGTCCTTCGGGGTGACCGCGGTGGAGACGTTCCGCCTGGTCACCGCCACCCCGCTCTGGGCGAGCGAGTACGCCGCCGGCGACCCGTCGGTGCGTACCGCCATCGTCACCACCGACCTGCTGCTGCGCCTGGACCCGGCGACGTGGCTGCGGTTCGGCGCACTCGGCCCGTTCTTCCTGGTGGTGAGCATCCTCGCGCTGCGGCACCGGCTGTTGAGCCGACCGCTGAACTACGTCGGCATCGCGCTGGGCGTGCTGACCAGCACTGCCGCCCTCGGGGTGGCGTTCGGCATCGGCCCGATGGTGCTGGTGTCGGCGGTGCTCGGCGGCGCGGTGGCCGCCCCGGTCTGGTTCGTCTGGATCGGTGTGGCGCTGCGGCGGGGCGTACCGGCGGCGGCTGCTTCGGTGACAAGCGGCGGGGCCGCGACCCCGGTGCCCGCCGGCGGCGGTACGGCGGCGGAGGCCCGTCATGGCTGA
- a CDS encoding cytochrome P450 produces MADRHPPGPKGVPVLGNLPGLGKGMVEFMMETATHGDVASFTIGPTRNYLLSHPDHIHDVLVLRRDKFAKDPHDLRTLGRWMGKGLLTSDGEHHRRQRRLVQPAFRHRRMAGYGEIAVESSLRQIGDWRPGEVHDMHHEMMKLTLNVVSRAMFGSGVPAEEALKVQRAVAGLQDVAINISKFGMLVSPWLLLPMHQLLKRGTRVLDEAVMRIIAERRASGEDKGDLLSMFLLAQDEVDGTGMTDQQVRDEAVTIFVAGQETTANGLTWAWYLLSQNPEVAEKLGAELDEVLGDRPPTAEDLPRLRYTGMVFKEALRFCPPAWTLNKRTPVEDVELGGYRIRRGAGIFIMPYVMHHLEQYFPDPFRFDPERFAPEREAQIPRYAFMPFGGGERMCVGAGFAEMEAKLILATLAQRFRFTLEPDQKVALKPLVTLAPKYGLRMRVTPRSH; encoded by the coding sequence ATGGCTGACCGGCACCCGCCGGGACCCAAGGGCGTTCCGGTCCTCGGTAACCTGCCCGGCCTCGGCAAGGGCATGGTCGAGTTCATGATGGAGACCGCGACGCACGGCGACGTCGCGTCGTTCACCATCGGACCGACCCGCAACTACCTGCTCAGCCACCCGGACCACATCCACGACGTGCTGGTCCTGCGCCGGGACAAGTTCGCCAAGGACCCGCACGACCTGCGGACCCTCGGCCGGTGGATGGGCAAGGGGCTGCTCACCAGCGACGGGGAGCACCACCGGCGGCAGCGGCGGCTGGTGCAGCCCGCGTTCCGGCACCGCCGGATGGCCGGGTACGGCGAGATCGCGGTGGAGAGCTCGCTGCGCCAGATCGGGGACTGGCGGCCGGGCGAGGTGCATGACATGCACCACGAGATGATGAAGCTGACCCTGAACGTCGTCTCCCGGGCGATGTTCGGCAGCGGGGTGCCGGCCGAGGAGGCGCTGAAGGTCCAGCGGGCGGTCGCCGGTCTCCAGGACGTCGCCATCAACATCAGCAAGTTCGGCATGCTCGTCTCGCCATGGCTACTCCTGCCGATGCACCAGCTCCTCAAGCGCGGCACTCGGGTGCTCGACGAGGCGGTCATGCGGATCATCGCCGAGCGGCGGGCCAGCGGGGAGGACAAGGGCGACCTGCTGTCGATGTTCCTTCTGGCGCAGGACGAGGTCGACGGCACCGGCATGACCGACCAGCAGGTCCGGGACGAGGCGGTGACCATCTTCGTCGCCGGCCAGGAGACCACCGCCAACGGTCTGACCTGGGCCTGGTACCTGCTCTCCCAGAATCCTGAGGTGGCCGAGAAGCTCGGCGCCGAGCTGGACGAGGTACTGGGGGACCGTCCGCCGACCGCTGAGGACCTGCCCCGGCTGCGGTACACCGGGATGGTCTTCAAGGAGGCGCTGCGCTTCTGCCCACCGGCCTGGACGTTGAACAAGCGCACCCCGGTCGAGGACGTCGAGCTGGGCGGGTACCGGATCCGCCGGGGTGCCGGGATCTTCATCATGCCGTACGTGATGCACCACCTGGAGCAGTACTTCCCGGACCCGTTCCGGTTCGACCCGGAGCGGTTCGCGCCGGAACGCGAGGCCCAGATCCCCCGGTACGCGTTCATGCCGTTCGGCGGCGGCGAGCGGATGTGCGTGGGGGCGGGCTTCGCCGAGATGGAGGCGAAGCTGATCCTCGCGACGCTCGCCCAGCGGTTCCGGTTCACCCTGGAACCCGACCAGAAGGTGGCGCTCAAGCCGCTGGTCACCCTGGCCCCGAAATACGGGCTGCGGATGCGGGTGACCCCCCGCTCACACTGA
- a CDS encoding cytochrome P450, with amino-acid sequence MASVAPTAPTGAGRRLAPGPRGKFLLGSLLDLRRDLIGFLGQVTTEYGDIARFTVAGFTVHLVNHPDHLRHVLQVNSRNYDKQSHEYRPLKLAFGEGLFTSDGDFWKKQRRLMQPAFHRQRILKLGEFIVRDVVDRIDTWQPYADRGEPLDVAAEMVNLSMNVATKSLFSTGLRSDDEVTTIARNLDAVINYCLYRTMVPFAPPPKVPTRRNKEFTAALGELDGIIYRILHERREQGTETHDLLSMLLEARDEETGEGIPDKQMRDEIATLLLGGYETTSNQLSWAWYELSRNPEVEERLHEELDRVLGDRLPTVADVPELAYTNRVLEETLRLYPVPWLERRAAADDTIGGYHVKAGSLIYISPYLTHRHPDFWPDPDRFDPDRFLPEQSADRPRFAYFPFGGGPRLCIGNRLAQLEAQLTLATIAQRYWLRMVPDHPVEAKMQVTTSPRYGLRMTLEPRRPSA; translated from the coding sequence ATGGCTAGCGTCGCCCCGACCGCGCCGACCGGGGCGGGCCGTCGCCTGGCCCCGGGACCACGCGGCAAATTCCTCCTCGGCAGCCTGCTCGACCTGCGGCGGGACCTGATCGGCTTCCTCGGGCAGGTCACCACCGAGTACGGCGACATCGCGCGGTTCACCGTCGCCGGGTTCACCGTGCACCTGGTCAACCACCCCGACCACCTGCGGCACGTGCTTCAGGTGAACAGCCGCAACTACGACAAGCAGTCCCACGAGTACCGGCCGCTCAAGCTGGCCTTCGGCGAGGGGCTGTTCACCAGCGACGGGGACTTCTGGAAGAAGCAGCGCCGGCTCATGCAGCCGGCCTTCCACCGGCAGCGGATCCTCAAGCTCGGCGAGTTCATCGTCCGGGACGTGGTGGACCGGATCGACACCTGGCAGCCGTACGCCGACCGGGGCGAACCCCTGGACGTGGCCGCCGAGATGGTCAACCTGTCCATGAACGTGGCCACCAAGTCGCTGTTCAGCACCGGCCTGCGCAGCGACGACGAGGTGACCACGATCGCCCGCAACCTCGACGCAGTGATCAACTACTGTCTGTACCGGACGATGGTGCCGTTCGCGCCTCCGCCGAAGGTGCCGACCCGGCGCAACAAGGAGTTCACCGCCGCCCTCGGCGAACTGGACGGGATCATCTACCGCATCCTGCACGAGCGCCGGGAACAGGGCACCGAGACCCACGACCTGCTGTCGATGCTGCTGGAGGCGCGGGACGAGGAGACCGGCGAGGGCATCCCGGACAAGCAGATGCGCGACGAGATCGCCACCCTGCTGCTCGGCGGCTACGAGACCACCTCGAACCAGTTGAGCTGGGCCTGGTACGAGCTGTCCCGGAACCCGGAGGTCGAGGAGCGGCTGCACGAGGAACTGGACCGGGTGCTCGGCGACCGGCTGCCCACCGTCGCCGACGTGCCGGAGTTGGCATACACCAACCGGGTGCTTGAGGAGACTCTGCGGCTCTACCCGGTGCCGTGGCTGGAACGGCGCGCGGCGGCCGACGACACCATCGGCGGGTACCACGTCAAGGCCGGTTCGCTGATCTACATCAGCCCGTACCTGACCCACCGGCACCCGGACTTCTGGCCGGACCCGGACCGGTTCGACCCGGACCGCTTCCTCCCGGAACAGTCGGCCGACCGGCCCCGGTTCGCGTACTTCCCGTTCGGCGGCGGGCCACGGCTGTGCATCGGCAACCGGCTGGCCCAACTGGAGGCGCAACTCACCCTGGCGACGATCGCCCAGCGCTATTGGCTGCGGATGGTGCCAGACCACCCGGTCGAAGCGAAGATGCAGGTCACCACCAGCCCCCGATACGGGCTGCGGATGACCCTCGAACCCCGCCGCCCGTCGGCCTGA